A segment of the Colletotrichum destructivum chromosome 3, complete sequence genome:
CCTGGTTTCAAGTGACTGTTTTTGACGTTCAAATACAAAGAACCCCAAAATCCGGCAGAGTGGTCAAGTTGACTACATCTTCATCCAACACCCATCAAAGGTAATATCCTTCCTCGCTTATCTCAGGTGATGCGTCCCATACGCTTCATTTCTGACTGTTGAAGTACCCCTGCAATGCTTATCTCCCCCACAACATCCGCTTGCCTCCGGGTATCTTTTGTCTATCAGTAGCAAAATAATCGATCATAACGCCGTATCCGATATGGTTACGATTAGCATCGGATCAAATGTGATTTGGTATAAGTCTCGGCCCTGTCGTTTGACTTGATCTTGCCAACGTTCACTGTGAAGCAACTTAGACGGGCGGGTGGGCATCAATTTCTCTCTGTCAGACCCATTACTAGACTCAGTAACCCATCATGGGTCTTCTCAACCGCCTCCGCGTGCCCCAGGCCGCCGGAACCTCCGAAGTCCATGGCCGCGACGCCCTTCTTGCAAACGACGATCTCCGTCCGCTGAAACTTGCCGACCGCACCTGGACCCAATGGACCTACTTTACATTCTGGTTCTCCGCGACCGCCACCGTCTCGAACTGGTACGCATCCTCGACTGCTCAAGCGCTCGGCCTATCGATGTGGGAGTCCCTCGCTTGCGCCTTCGGTGGCCAGTGTCTtatcgccatcatcatcactcTCAACGGCCGACCCGGAAGCTGCTACCACATTGGTTACCCCGTTGTATGCAGATCTGCCTTTGGCATTTATGGCGCATGGTGGCCGACTTTCAACCGCGCCGTCATGGCGATCGTGTGGAACGGCGTCAACGCAGTGCAGGGCGGCCAGTGTATCTACGTCATGTTGCACGCCATCATCCCAGGCATCGCGAACATTCCGAATACCATGGGCGAGGGCTCGGCGCTCACGACGGCGGGAATGATTGGCTTCGTCATCTTCTGGCTTGTGACCTGCGCCTTCCTGGTCATCCCTGTCCCCAAGATGCGCGGCCTCGTGTACGCCAAGCTCTgcgtcttcatcatctctGCCGTGGCCATGCTCGCATGGACAGCAACGAAAGCAGGCGGCCTCGGGCCCGTGGTTCGCCAGGGCGGAACGGCAACGGGATCAAAGAGGGCGTGGCTCATTGTCCAGTTCTTCATGCTCGGCGCGGCGAACTGCGCGACCTTTGCCAGCAACGCTGCGGATTTCCAGCGGTacgcgaagaagaagaacgacgTCATCGTCGGGAACCTTTTCTGCTTCCCCGTTGCCAACTTCGTCGTGGCTGCCGTCGGCAACTTGGTCTGCGCCTCTAGCGAGCTGATCTTCGGGGAGCTCATCTGGAACCCCATCACGCTGCTGGATACCCTGCAAACGACTGAGTATACCGCGGCGAACCGCGCGGGATGCTTCTTCATTGCTGGTTGTTTTGCGTACTGCTGTATCTTCAGTTCCATATTCGAGAATTCTTTGCCTGCTGGCAACGATATTGCGGCTCTGTTTCCCAAGTACCTCACTGTACGAAGGGGCTTCTTCGTCTGTGCAGTTATCTCATTTGCGATCAACCCTTGGTTCCTATTAGTAAGTTGCACCAAGACACTTCTTTCATTAGTCGTGTAGTATTAACGGTAGACAGGGCTCTGCTTCCATCTTCGTatcctttctttcct
Coding sequences within it:
- a CDS encoding Putative purine-cytosine permease, uracil/uridine/allantoin permease — its product is MGLLNRLRVPQAAGTSEVHGRDALLANDDLRPLKLADRTWTQWTYFTFWFSATATVSNWYASSTAQALGLSMWESLACAFGGQCLIAIIITLNGRPGSCYHIGYPVVCRSAFGIYGAWWPTFNRAVMAIVWNGVNAVQGGQCIYVMLHAIIPGIANIPNTMGEGSALTTAGMIGFVIFWLVTCAFLVIPVPKMRGLVYAKLCVFIISAVAMLAWTATKAGGLGPVVRQGGTATGSKRAWLIVQFFMLGAANCATFASNAADFQRYAKKKNDVIVGNLFCFPVANFVVAAVGNLVCASSELIFGELIWNPITLLDTLQTTEYTAANRAGCFFIAGCFAYCCIFSSIFENSLPAGNDIAALFPKYLTVRRGFFVCAVISFAINPWFLLGSASIFVSFLSSYQIFLSAITGVLLVNYYIIGRGRIHIPDTFSSAKSGAYYYSHGWNIRAYVAYIVGIIPNFYGFLNNMGVSAPVGVSRFYFFAYWVGLALSGFTFWLTCKIWPPPIMESKWIEPKDYVRPEELEGDGHVIEAIGLPQESPVEDHKKGLSEQSVKV